In Amaranthus tricolor cultivar Red isolate AtriRed21 chromosome 3, ASM2621246v1, whole genome shotgun sequence, a single window of DNA contains:
- the LOC130808434 gene encoding uncharacterized mitochondrial protein AtMg00810-like: protein MKDEFDALIENHTWDLIPRPPNANVIWSLWIFQLKTKSDGSFECYKARLVGDGKSQREGTDYDMTFSPVVKPASIRVVLSIARSRSWSIHQLDVKNAFPQRHLNETLYVDDIILTSSYDCLHQSIMSKLSSEFAMKDLGPLSYFLGIAVTRTFAGLFLSQHKYAAEILEKVGMSQRKTAPTPVTFFSKLCANVGTPYDMPTLYRSLAGALQYLTFNRPNISDVVQQVCLFINDPRVEPMAAIHHILRYILGTLDHDLQFYKSLVSSLISCTDADWGGCPDIRRSTSDYCVFLGDNLISWSAKRQPTVSKSSAEAEYRGVANVILKLVGLTTCYLSSAVLLLRPLWFIRTKHVEMDIHFVQEKVKRGDVRVLHVPSPYQIANIFTKGLPQVLCDDFRSCLSVRKPPDSTAEFPKTLN, encoded by the exons ATGAAAGATGAATTTGATGCTTTAATTGAGAATCACACTTGGGATCTTATACCTCGGCCTCCTAATGCCAATGTTATTTGGTCTTTGTGGATTTTCCAGTTGAAAACAAAATCTGATGGATCTTTTGAGTGCTATAAGGCacgtcttgttggtgatggtaaGTCTCAAAGAGAGGGCACTGACTATGATATGACTTTTAGTCCTGTGGTAAAACCTGCTTCTATTCGCGTTGTTTTGAGTATTGCTCGTTCTCGAtcttggtctattcatcagTTGGATGTTAAAAATGCTTTTCCTCAGCGACATTTGAATGAAACA TTATATGTGGACGATATTATTCTCACTTCTTCTTACGATTGTCTTCATCAGTCCATTATGTCTAAATTGAGTTCCGAATTTGCTATGAAAGACTTGGGTCCTCTTAGTTATTTCTTGGGCATCGCTGTTACTCGTACTTTTGCAGGTCTATTTCTTTCTCAACACAAATATGCTGCTGAAATATTGGAGAAAGTTGGCATGTCTCAACGCAAAACTGCTCCGACCCCTGTTACTTTCTTCAGCAAACTTTGTGCTAATGTTGGCACTCCTTATGATATGCCTACTTTGTATCGTAGCTTGGCTGGAGCTTTACAGTATCTTACTTTTAATCGTCCTAATATTTCAGATGTTGTTCAACAAGTATGTTTATTTATAAATGATCCTCGAGTTGAACCTATGGCTGCTATTCATCATATTCTTCGATATATCCTAGGTACTCTTGATCATGACTTGCAGTTTTATAAATCCCTCGTTTCTTCTCTGATCTCTTGTActgatgctgattggggtggaTGTCCTGATATTCGTCGCTCTACTTCCGATTACTGTGTTTTTCTAGGTGATAATCTAATCTCTTGGTCCGCTAAGCGACAGCCCACAGTTTCTAAGTCCAGTGCTGAGGCTGAATATCGTGGTGTTGCAAACGTTATTTTGAAACTTGTTGGATTGACAACTTGTTACTTGAGCTCCGCTGTTCTATTACTACGGCCACTCtggtttatt CGCACTAAACATGTTGAGATGGACATTCATTTTGTTCAAGAAAAAGTCAAACGTGGTGATGTTCGAGTGCTTCATGTTCCATCTCCATATCAGATTGCCAATATTTTTACAAAGGGTCTCCCTCAAGTCCTCTGTGATGATTTTCGCTCCTGTCTCAGCGTTCGCAAACCTCCCGATTCGACTGCGGAG tttcctaaaacaCTAAATTGA